A single Rubrivivax gelatinosus IL144 DNA region contains:
- a CDS encoding YifB family Mg chelatase-like AAA ATPase: protein MSLAVVASRALDGLDAPAVHVEVQLANGLPCFTLVGLADTEVKESRERVRAALQHSGFQFPHNKRITVNLAPADLPKESGRFDLPIALGILAADGVLDAARLAACEFAGELSLAGELRPVRGALALALAARRDGGGRTLVLPAASAGSAARVGGLDVRGAATLLEVVQALLPGEAAEPLSPARPPPAEPGEPAPDLRDVRGQAAAKRALEIAAAGAHSLLLVGPPGTGKSMLAARLPGLLPAMDDEEALVSAALQGLAPQALDGAGFGRRPVRSPHHSASAVALVGGGSPPRPGEISLAHGGVLFLDELPEFARAALEALREPLETGRVTISRAARQAQFPARFQLVAAMNPCPCGWLGAFAATGRACRCGADGVARYRSRLSGPLLDRIDLQIEVPAVRPAELMGAPSGESSAAVAARVAAARSRQLDRQGEPNGRLGAADTDRCCVAEAAARRLLQTAAEKLGWSGRRLHRTLRVARTIADLDGAATIGVTTMAEALQLQRGLDAAD, encoded by the coding sequence ATGAGCTTGGCGGTGGTGGCGAGCCGTGCGCTCGACGGGCTGGACGCGCCGGCGGTGCACGTCGAGGTGCAGCTCGCCAACGGTTTGCCGTGTTTCACGCTCGTCGGCCTCGCGGATACCGAAGTCAAGGAATCGCGCGAGCGCGTGCGCGCGGCGCTGCAGCACAGCGGCTTCCAGTTCCCGCACAACAAACGCATCACGGTCAACCTGGCGCCGGCCGACCTGCCCAAGGAGTCGGGGCGTTTCGACCTGCCGATCGCGCTGGGCATCCTGGCCGCCGACGGCGTGCTCGACGCCGCCCGGCTGGCGGCCTGCGAGTTCGCCGGCGAGCTGTCGCTGGCCGGCGAGCTTCGCCCGGTGCGCGGCGCGCTGGCCCTGGCGCTGGCCGCGCGCCGCGACGGCGGCGGCCGCACGCTGGTGCTGCCGGCGGCCAGCGCCGGCAGCGCGGCCCGGGTCGGCGGGCTGGACGTGCGCGGTGCGGCGACGCTGCTCGAGGTCGTGCAGGCGCTGCTGCCCGGCGAAGCCGCCGAGCCGCTGTCTCCGGCACGGCCGCCGCCGGCCGAGCCCGGCGAGCCGGCGCCCGACCTGCGCGACGTGCGCGGCCAGGCGGCGGCCAAGCGGGCGCTGGAGATCGCCGCCGCGGGCGCGCACTCGCTTCTGCTCGTCGGCCCGCCCGGCACCGGCAAGTCGATGCTCGCCGCGCGCCTGCCCGGGCTGCTGCCGGCGATGGACGACGAGGAGGCGCTGGTCAGCGCCGCGCTGCAAGGGCTGGCGCCGCAGGCCCTGGACGGCGCCGGCTTCGGCCGCCGGCCGGTGCGTTCGCCCCACCACAGTGCGAGTGCGGTGGCGCTGGTCGGCGGCGGTTCGCCGCCGCGGCCGGGCGAGATCTCGCTGGCGCACGGCGGCGTGCTGTTCCTCGACGAGCTGCCCGAGTTCGCGCGCGCCGCGCTGGAGGCGCTGCGTGAACCGCTGGAGACCGGCCGGGTGACGATCTCGCGCGCCGCGCGCCAGGCGCAGTTCCCGGCGCGCTTCCAGCTCGTCGCGGCGATGAACCCCTGTCCCTGCGGCTGGCTGGGCGCTTTCGCCGCCACCGGCCGCGCCTGCCGCTGCGGCGCCGACGGCGTGGCGCGTTACCGCAGCCGGCTGTCGGGGCCGCTGCTCGACCGCATCGACCTGCAGATCGAGGTGCCGGCGGTGCGCCCGGCCGAGCTGATGGGCGCTCCCAGCGGCGAGAGCTCGGCGGCGGTGGCGGCGCGGGTGGCGGCCGCACGCTCGCGCCAGCTCGACCGCCAGGGCGAGCCCAACGGCCGCCTCGGCGCGGCCGACACCGACCGCTGCTGCGTCGCCGAGGCCGCCGCGCGGCGCCTGCTGCAGACCGCGGCCGAGAAGCTGGGCTGGTCGGGCCGGCGCCTGCACCGCACGCTGCGCGTCGCGCGCACGATCGCCGACCTGGACGGCGCCGCGACGATCGGCGTCACCACGATGGCCGAGGCGCTGCAGCTGCAGCGCGGGCTCGACGCCGCGGACTGA
- the metH gene encoding methionine synthase — protein sequence MTAALPAMRLSGLEPVSIGDGTLFVNIGERTNVTGSRAFARMILEGRFEDALSVARQQVENGAQVIDVNMDEAMLDSAAAMDRFLKLLATEPEIARVPVMVDSSKWSVIETGLKCLQGKGIVNSISLKEGEAEFKRQAKLVRRYGAAAVVMAFDEQGQADTYRRKTEICARAYRILVDEVGFPPEDIVFDPNVFAIATGIEEHANYAVDFIEATRWIKQNLPGAKVSGGISNVSFSFRGNDPVREAIHTVFLYHAIKAGLDMGIVNAGMVGVYDDLDAELRERVEDVVLNRRADAAERLIEIAERAKGAARDDSARLAWRAGTVEERLAHALVHGITEFIAADTEEAWQTVRAKGGRPLHVIEGPLMAGMNTVGDLFGQGKMFLPQVVKSARVMKQAVAQLLPYIEAEKLALQDAGGDVKPKGKVIIATVKGDVHDIGKNIVTVVLQCNNFEVVNMGVMVPCQDILEKARVEGADIVGLSGLITPSLEEMQHVAAEMQRDAWFRERGTPLLIGGATCSRVHTAVKIAPHYDGPVIYVPDASRSVGVCSDLLSEERQAAYLAELRADYEHVRRLHASKKATPLVTLAAARANRARPDWAAYEPPAPRAPGRRLFRHYDLAELARFIDWGPFFQTWDLAGPYPAILDDEIVGEAARRVFADGQRMLERLVEGRWLQANGVVALLPANTVDEDTIEVYTDDSRSQVAMRWTPLRQQGERPVIDGVPRPNRSLADFVAPRGVKPDWIGMFAVTAGLGCDERAQRFAEAHDDYSSIMVKALADRLAEAFAERLHQRVRTELWGYAADEALAVDELIGERYRGIRPAPGYPACPDHGPKRAMFELLKATEIGMGLTENLAMTPAASVSGFYLAHPEACYFNVGPVGDDQVADFAAREGISREDAERRLATQRR from the coding sequence ATGACCGCTGCCCTGCCCGCGATGCGCCTGTCGGGCCTCGAACCCGTCTCGATCGGCGACGGAACGCTGTTCGTCAACATCGGCGAGCGCACCAACGTCACCGGCTCGCGCGCCTTCGCCCGCATGATCCTCGAGGGCCGCTTCGAGGACGCGCTGTCGGTCGCGCGCCAGCAGGTCGAGAACGGCGCCCAGGTCATCGACGTCAACATGGACGAGGCGATGCTCGACTCGGCCGCGGCGATGGACCGTTTCCTGAAGCTGCTGGCCACCGAGCCCGAGATCGCGCGCGTGCCGGTGATGGTCGACAGCTCCAAGTGGAGCGTCATCGAGACCGGGCTCAAGTGCCTGCAGGGCAAGGGCATCGTCAACTCGATCTCGCTGAAGGAGGGCGAGGCCGAGTTCAAGCGCCAGGCGAAGCTGGTGCGCCGCTACGGCGCCGCGGCCGTCGTCATGGCCTTCGACGAGCAGGGCCAGGCCGACACCTACCGGCGCAAGACCGAGATCTGCGCGCGCGCCTACCGCATCCTCGTCGACGAGGTCGGTTTCCCGCCCGAGGACATCGTCTTCGACCCCAACGTCTTCGCGATCGCCACCGGCATCGAGGAGCACGCCAACTACGCCGTCGACTTCATCGAGGCGACGCGCTGGATCAAGCAGAACCTGCCCGGCGCCAAGGTCTCGGGAGGCATCAGCAACGTCTCGTTCAGCTTCCGCGGCAACGACCCGGTGCGCGAGGCGATCCACACCGTCTTCCTCTATCACGCGATCAAGGCCGGCCTGGACATGGGCATCGTCAACGCCGGCATGGTCGGCGTCTACGACGACCTGGACGCCGAGCTGCGCGAGCGTGTCGAGGACGTGGTGCTGAACCGCCGCGCCGACGCCGCCGAGCGCCTGATCGAGATCGCCGAACGCGCCAAGGGCGCGGCGCGCGACGACTCGGCGCGCCTGGCCTGGCGCGCCGGCACGGTGGAGGAACGCCTGGCGCACGCGCTGGTGCACGGCATCACCGAGTTCATCGCCGCCGACACCGAAGAGGCCTGGCAGACGGTGCGCGCCAAGGGCGGGCGCCCGCTGCACGTCATCGAAGGCCCGCTGATGGCCGGCATGAACACCGTCGGCGACCTCTTCGGCCAGGGCAAGATGTTCCTGCCGCAGGTGGTCAAGAGCGCGCGCGTGATGAAGCAGGCGGTGGCCCAGCTGCTGCCTTACATCGAGGCCGAGAAGCTGGCGCTGCAGGACGCCGGCGGCGACGTCAAACCCAAGGGCAAGGTGATCATCGCCACCGTCAAGGGCGACGTGCACGACATCGGCAAGAACATCGTCACCGTCGTCCTGCAGTGCAACAACTTCGAGGTCGTCAACATGGGCGTGATGGTCCCGTGCCAGGACATCCTCGAGAAGGCGCGTGTCGAAGGCGCCGACATCGTCGGCCTGTCGGGCCTCATCACGCCCAGCCTGGAGGAGATGCAGCACGTCGCCGCCGAGATGCAGCGCGACGCATGGTTCCGCGAGCGCGGCACGCCGCTCTTGATCGGCGGCGCCACCTGCAGCCGCGTGCACACCGCGGTGAAGATCGCGCCGCACTACGACGGCCCGGTGATCTACGTGCCCGACGCCTCGCGCAGCGTCGGCGTCTGCTCGGACCTGCTGTCCGAGGAGCGCCAGGCGGCCTACCTCGCCGAGCTGCGCGCCGACTACGAGCACGTGCGCCGGCTGCATGCCAGCAAGAAGGCGACGCCGCTGGTGACGCTGGCCGCCGCGCGCGCCAACCGCGCCCGCCCCGACTGGGCGGCCTACGAGCCGCCGGCGCCGCGTGCGCCCGGCCGGCGCCTGTTCCGCCACTACGACCTGGCGGAGCTCGCGCGCTTCATCGACTGGGGCCCGTTCTTCCAGACCTGGGACCTCGCCGGCCCCTACCCGGCGATCCTCGACGACGAGATCGTCGGCGAGGCCGCACGCCGCGTCTTCGCCGACGGCCAGCGCATGCTGGAGCGCCTGGTCGAAGGCCGCTGGCTGCAGGCCAACGGCGTCGTCGCGCTGCTGCCGGCCAACACGGTGGACGAGGACACGATCGAGGTCTACACCGACGACAGCCGCAGCCAGGTCGCGATGCGCTGGACGCCGCTGCGCCAGCAGGGCGAGCGCCCGGTGATCGACGGCGTGCCGCGGCCCAACCGCAGCCTCGCCGACTTCGTCGCGCCGCGCGGGGTCAAACCCGACTGGATCGGGATGTTCGCCGTCACCGCCGGCCTGGGCTGTGACGAACGCGCGCAGCGTTTCGCCGAAGCCCACGACGACTACTCGTCCATCATGGTCAAGGCCCTGGCCGACCGCCTGGCCGAAGCCTTCGCCGAGCGCCTGCACCAGCGCGTGCGCACCGAACTCTGGGGCTACGCCGCCGACGAGGCGCTGGCCGTCGACGAGCTGATCGGCGAACGCTACCGAGGCATCCGCCCGGCGCCGGGTTACCCGGCCTGCCCCGACCACGGCCCCAAGCGCGCGATGTTCGAGCTCTTGAAGGCCACGGAGATCGGCATGGGCCTGACCGAGAACCTGGCGATGACGCCGGCAGCCAGCGTCAGCGGCTTCTATCTCGCGCACCCGGAAGCCTGCTACTTCAACGTCGGCCCGGTCGGCGACGACCAGGTCGCCGACTTCGCCGCGCGCGAGGGCATCAGCCGGGAAGACGCCGAGCGCCGGCTGGCGACGCAGCGCCGCTGA
- a CDS encoding glucokinase, which produces MTPFEHPRLLADIGGNYARFAVEAAPGAFGHVASIPCAAHPDFHSAVRAYLGSLPPSLADTIEHAAVAIANPVEGDLVRMTNYHWQFSIEQMRERLGLQTLVVINDFTALAMALPRLSNAQRRQVGPGEARERSVIGVIGAGTGLGVSGLIPTGDGYVALGTEGGHASFAPRDEREIAILRYAARQHEHVSFERLLSGPGLELIYRAVSEGRGGEPLPATEITRRAIDGGDALCLQAVEAFCSILGTAAGNLAVTLGAFGGIYIGGAIVPRLGEYFDRSPFRARFEDKGRFSDYVRTIPTFVVNADNATFAGASAILAEQLRRMDAQQDTAVLGLIRRVRNKLSPAERRVADHVLAHPRPTLSDPIAEIARAAAVSQPTVIRFCRSLGCEGLSDFKLRLASSLTGTIPVSHTQVTGEDTMLELGVKVLGNTASAILQVRDQLNRDAIDRAIDLLTAADRVEFFAVGHYGVVADDAQLKFLRFGVPSMAVTEHRLQVLTANVMRPTDVAVIISSSGQVEDLLAVADKAHERGTPVLAITASQSPLAKKADVAIIVDHLEDPSTHVPMISRILHLLVIDILAVGVAMRRGAERVAELPREEIVGFDEAPLESPPPGARRAGPGISTAGPLAHLTAHSR; this is translated from the coding sequence ATGACGCCTTTCGAACATCCCCGCCTGCTCGCCGACATCGGCGGCAACTACGCCCGCTTCGCGGTCGAGGCCGCGCCCGGTGCCTTCGGCCACGTCGCGTCCATCCCCTGCGCCGCGCACCCGGACTTCCATTCCGCGGTGCGTGCCTACCTCGGTTCGCTGCCGCCCTCGCTGGCCGACACGATCGAACACGCCGCCGTCGCCATCGCCAACCCGGTCGAAGGCGACCTGGTGCGCATGACGAACTACCACTGGCAGTTCTCGATCGAGCAGATGCGCGAACGCCTGGGGCTGCAGACCCTGGTCGTCATCAACGACTTCACCGCGCTGGCGATGGCGCTGCCGCGGCTGTCCAACGCCCAGCGCCGCCAGGTCGGCCCCGGCGAGGCGCGCGAGCGCAGCGTCATCGGCGTCATCGGCGCCGGCACCGGCCTGGGCGTCTCGGGGCTGATCCCGACCGGCGACGGTTACGTCGCGCTCGGCACCGAAGGCGGCCACGCCAGCTTCGCGCCGCGCGACGAGCGCGAGATCGCGATCCTGCGCTACGCCGCACGCCAGCACGAGCACGTCTCGTTCGAGCGCCTGCTCTCGGGCCCCGGCCTGGAGCTGATCTACCGCGCGGTCTCCGAGGGCCGCGGCGGCGAGCCGCTGCCGGCCACCGAGATCACGCGCCGCGCGATCGACGGCGGCGACGCGCTGTGCCTGCAGGCCGTCGAGGCCTTCTGCTCGATCCTCGGCACCGCCGCCGGCAACCTGGCGGTGACGCTGGGCGCCTTCGGCGGCATCTACATCGGCGGCGCCATCGTGCCGCGCCTGGGCGAGTACTTCGACCGCTCGCCGTTTCGCGCCCGCTTCGAGGACAAGGGCCGCTTCAGCGACTACGTGCGCACGATTCCGACCTTCGTCGTCAACGCCGATAACGCGACCTTCGCCGGCGCCTCGGCGATCCTCGCCGAGCAGCTGCGGCGCATGGACGCGCAGCAGGACACCGCCGTGCTCGGCCTGATCCGACGCGTGCGCAACAAGCTCTCGCCGGCCGAGCGCCGCGTCGCCGACCACGTGCTCGCCCACCCGCGGCCGACGCTGTCGGACCCGATCGCCGAGATCGCGCGTGCCGCCGCGGTCAGCCAGCCGACGGTCATCCGCTTCTGCCGCTCGCTGGGCTGCGAGGGCCTGTCCGACTTCAAGCTGCGCCTGGCCTCCAGCCTGACCGGCACGATCCCGGTCTCGCACACCCAGGTCACAGGCGAGGACACGATGCTCGAGCTGGGCGTCAAGGTGCTGGGCAACACCGCCTCGGCGATCCTGCAGGTGCGCGACCAGCTCAACCGCGACGCGATCGACCGCGCGATCGACCTGCTGACCGCGGCCGATCGGGTGGAGTTCTTCGCCGTCGGCCACTACGGCGTCGTCGCCGACGACGCGCAGCTGAAGTTCCTGCGTTTCGGCGTGCCGTCGATGGCGGTCACCGAACACCGGCTGCAGGTGCTGACGGCCAACGTGATGCGGCCGACCGACGTCGCCGTCATCATCAGCAGCAGCGGCCAGGTCGAGGACCTGCTCGCGGTCGCCGACAAGGCCCACGAGCGCGGCACGCCGGTGCTGGCGATCACCGCCAGCCAGTCGCCGCTGGCCAAGAAGGCCGACGTCGCGATCATCGTCGACCACCTCGAGGACCCGTCGACGCACGTGCCGATGATCAGCCGCATCCTGCACCTGCTGGTCATCGACATCCTGGCCGTCGGCGTGGCGATGCGCCGCGGCGCCGAGCGCGTGGCCGAACTGCCGCGCGAGGAGATCGTCGGCTTCGACGAGGCGCCGCTGGAGTCGCCGCCGCCGGGCGCGCGCCGTGCCGGCCCCGGCATCAGCACCGCCGGCCCGCTGGCGCATCTGACCGCGCACAGCCGATAA
- the glk gene encoding glucokinase produces MNLGGSAVPRPWLVADIGGTNARFALVDGAGAPPRDIHRVRCADYAGPVEAARAYLAERQAAAGTGWQAPDWAAFAVATPVGQDRIELTNSAWSFSRAESEAALGLDGLLMLNDFEALALSLPGLAPQQLRAHGALPAARGTLAVLGPGTGLGVGGLLETAHGWRAIAGEGGHATLAAGDDFEAEVLRVVRGEFEHVSAERLLSGIGLPTLYRAIARVRGEAAAELTAEEIGTRGADGSDALCAATLDSFCAMLGGFAGNVALTFGARGGVFIGGGIVPRFADFFFASRFRERFEAKGRFRAYLEAVPTALIVEPYAALYGAAAAIEARRRRATSQGHAA; encoded by the coding sequence GTGAACCTCGGTGGCAGTGCCGTGCCGCGGCCCTGGCTGGTGGCCGACATCGGCGGTACGAACGCGCGTTTTGCGCTCGTCGACGGCGCCGGTGCGCCGCCGCGCGACATCCACCGCGTGCGCTGCGCCGACTACGCCGGCCCGGTCGAGGCCGCGCGGGCCTACTTGGCCGAGCGCCAGGCCGCCGCCGGCACCGGCTGGCAGGCGCCCGACTGGGCGGCGTTCGCCGTCGCCACCCCGGTCGGGCAGGACCGCATCGAGCTGACGAACAGCGCCTGGTCGTTCTCGCGCGCCGAGAGCGAGGCGGCGCTGGGTCTGGACGGCCTGCTGATGCTCAACGACTTCGAGGCCCTGGCGCTGTCGCTGCCGGGGCTGGCACCGCAGCAGCTGCGTGCCCACGGCGCGCTGCCGGCGGCGCGCGGCACGCTGGCCGTGCTCGGCCCGGGCACCGGGCTGGGCGTCGGCGGCCTGCTCGAGACGGCCCACGGCTGGCGCGCGATCGCCGGCGAAGGCGGCCACGCGACGCTCGCGGCAGGCGACGATTTCGAGGCCGAAGTCCTGCGCGTCGTGCGCGGCGAGTTCGAGCACGTGTCGGCCGAACGCCTGCTGTCGGGCATCGGTCTGCCGACGCTGTACCGCGCCATCGCCCGCGTGCGCGGCGAGGCCGCGGCCGAACTGACGGCCGAGGAGATCGGCACGCGCGGCGCCGACGGCTCGGACGCGCTGTGCGCCGCGACGCTGGACAGCTTCTGCGCGATGCTCGGCGGCTTCGCCGGCAACGTCGCGCTGACCTTCGGCGCGCGCGGTGGCGTGTTCATCGGCGGCGGCATCGTGCCGCGTTTCGCCGACTTCTTCTTCGCCTCGCGTTTCCGTGAACGTTTCGAGGCCAAGGGGCGCTTTCGTGCCTACCTCGAAGCGGTACCGACGGCGCTGATCGTCGAGCCGTACGCCGCGCTGTACGGCGCCGCCGCCGCCATCGAGGCACGGCGCCGTCGCGCCACTTCACAAGGCCACGCCGCATGA
- a CDS encoding maltoporin has protein sequence MSRLHTRLLPLAAAAAAALFSTGASALEFHGYIRSGSGVTSGGGDQTCFSLPGAYTKYRLGNECETYGEAQLDQNLYDGKDGVKFDYHLMFAYSKAYSTQQDYESLKNDGADWALRQNWIGVKGLPMLNGASVWAGKRYYKREDVHMSDFYYHDTSGYGAGIEDVQAGPGKFSYALMRNTDTDRGMTRHDFRYEGISLGGAGTLDFAIELNRADSTNGATAENGSFLQVEHMIPMFGGFNKLAVQYGKGSASNLVLGYPSYTADNDNKTWRILDWGVVEFSPSFSGMYEIMHQDTKDNYSWTSIGVRPVWHLTDYFKLQAELGYDRVKPDNLKTMNLTKFTIAPTLVAGRGFWARPELRLYVTHAKWNDAARDQWGGVAGGSTGRFGSDTNGTTYGFQIEAWW, from the coding sequence ATGTCTCGCCTTCACACCCGACTTCTTCCACTGGCGGCGGCCGCTGCGGCCGCGCTGTTCAGCACCGGCGCGAGCGCGCTGGAGTTCCATGGCTACATCCGCAGCGGCTCCGGCGTCACCAGCGGTGGCGGCGACCAGACCTGCTTCTCGCTCCCGGGCGCCTACACCAAGTACCGTCTCGGCAACGAGTGCGAAACCTACGGTGAAGCCCAGCTCGACCAGAACCTCTACGACGGCAAGGACGGCGTCAAGTTCGACTACCACCTGATGTTCGCGTACAGCAAGGCGTACTCGACGCAGCAGGACTACGAGAGCCTGAAGAACGACGGCGCCGACTGGGCGCTGCGCCAGAACTGGATCGGCGTGAAGGGCCTGCCGATGCTCAATGGCGCCAGCGTCTGGGCGGGCAAGCGCTACTACAAGCGCGAAGACGTCCACATGTCGGACTTCTACTACCACGACACCTCGGGCTACGGCGCGGGTATCGAGGACGTGCAGGCCGGCCCGGGCAAGTTCTCGTACGCGCTGATGCGCAACACCGACACCGACCGTGGCATGACCCGCCACGACTTCCGCTACGAAGGCATCAGCCTGGGCGGGGCCGGCACGCTGGACTTCGCGATCGAGCTGAACCGTGCCGACTCGACCAATGGCGCGACCGCGGAGAACGGCTCGTTCCTGCAGGTCGAGCACATGATCCCGATGTTCGGCGGCTTCAACAAGCTGGCCGTGCAGTACGGCAAGGGCTCGGCGAGCAACCTGGTGCTCGGCTATCCGTCCTACACCGCCGACAACGACAACAAGACCTGGCGCATCCTGGACTGGGGCGTGGTCGAGTTCTCGCCGTCGTTCAGCGGCATGTACGAGATCATGCACCAGGACACGAAGGACAACTATTCGTGGACCTCGATCGGCGTGCGCCCGGTCTGGCACCTCACCGACTACTTCAAGCTGCAGGCTGAACTCGGCTACGACCGCGTGAAGCCCGACAACCTGAAGACGATGAACCTGACGAAGTTCACGATCGCCCCGACGCTGGTCGCCGGCCGTGGCTTCTGGGCGCGTCCGGAACTGCGCCTGTACGTCACGCACGCGAAGTGGAACGACGCCGCGCGTGACCAGTGGGGTGGTGTGGCTGGTGGCAGCACGGGCCGCTTCGGCTCGGACACCAACGGCACGACCTACGGCTTCCAGATCGAAGCCTGGTGGTGA
- a CDS encoding pullulanase-associated domain-containing protein, whose translation MKRLAWIAALGTAALLSAGPAAAQDAVKVAEVPADTISLHYYRPDGSYAGWGVHFWESFEKVQDGKVVGPRDKADMPIMGISWGNPMKPTGQDGFGMYWQVKANEFRNGKINYIIHKGDNKDCTKDSTWMLPQGRQVFINAGDCTAYFTLEEALKARK comes from the coding sequence ATGAAACGACTCGCCTGGATCGCCGCGCTCGGTACCGCGGCCCTGCTCTCGGCCGGCCCGGCCGCCGCGCAGGACGCGGTCAAGGTCGCCGAGGTGCCCGCCGACACGATCTCGCTGCACTACTACCGTCCGGACGGCAGCTACGCCGGCTGGGGCGTGCACTTCTGGGAATCGTTCGAGAAGGTGCAGGACGGCAAGGTCGTCGGCCCGCGCGACAAGGCCGACATGCCGATCATGGGCATCAGCTGGGGCAACCCGATGAAGCCCACCGGCCAGGACGGCTTCGGCATGTACTGGCAGGTCAAGGCCAACGAGTTCCGCAACGGCAAGATCAACTACATCATCCACAAGGGCGACAACAAGGACTGCACCAAGGACTCGACCTGGATGCTGCCGCAGGGTCGCCAGGTGTTCATCAACGCCGGCGACTGCACCGCGTACTTCACGCTCGAAGAGGCGCTGAAGGCACGCAAGTGA
- a CDS encoding alpha-amylase family glycosyl hydrolase → MMFRRTVAALAAALALGSAAAADEPVARPGRFADNPIVYFVVTDRFANGNPANDGSYGRKREAKPQDDIGSFHGGDLAGLTAKLREGWFRELGVNAIWITAPYEQIHGWVVGGSKEFKHYGYHGYFALDYTKLDANMGTPAELRELVATAHAQGIRILFDVVMNHPGYGDIQSLSEYVTEPETDKKRGMLWKGYEAATLRDYHSWIDYNDPAWLQWWGPDWIRSGLRGYTEGGSDDLTKQLAFLPDFKTESDKPVGLPPFLKKKADTEAVELPNTTVRGYLVAWLSRWVRDYGIDGFRADTVKHVEYPSWTALKDASTKALAEWKAANPKAAIDDAPFWMTGENWGQGIERTRHYDIGFDNMINFDFQRRAEAKGAELDKVYAEYARTLAAPATHNVLSYISSHDTKLFDRKAILDGATALMLAPGGVQIYYGDESARPDGPAAYGDPQQSTRSDMNWASLDSAALAHWRKLGQFRARHVAVARGKHWQIAAQPYTFARVLPEDRIVAAVGARGTVTISVADVFADGTRVHDAYGGGSATVAGGKVTLDADPRGVVLLEALK, encoded by the coding sequence ATGATGTTCCGCCGTACCGTCGCCGCGCTCGCGGCCGCCCTCGCCCTCGGCTCGGCCGCGGCCGCCGACGAGCCCGTCGCGCGCCCGGGGCGCTTCGCCGACAACCCGATCGTCTACTTCGTCGTCACCGACCGCTTCGCCAACGGCAACCCGGCCAACGACGGCAGCTACGGCCGCAAGCGCGAGGCCAAGCCGCAGGACGACATCGGCAGCTTCCACGGCGGCGACCTCGCCGGGCTGACGGCCAAGCTGCGCGAAGGCTGGTTCCGCGAGCTCGGCGTCAACGCGATCTGGATCACCGCGCCCTACGAGCAGATCCACGGCTGGGTGGTCGGCGGCAGCAAGGAGTTCAAGCACTACGGCTACCACGGCTACTTCGCGCTCGACTACACCAAGCTCGACGCCAACATGGGCACGCCGGCCGAGCTGCGCGAGCTGGTGGCCACCGCGCACGCCCAGGGCATCCGCATCCTGTTCGACGTCGTGATGAACCACCCGGGCTACGGCGACATCCAGAGCCTGTCGGAGTACGTCACCGAGCCCGAGACCGACAAGAAGCGCGGCATGCTCTGGAAGGGCTACGAGGCGGCGACGCTGCGCGACTACCACTCGTGGATCGACTACAACGACCCCGCCTGGCTGCAGTGGTGGGGGCCGGACTGGATCCGCTCCGGCCTGCGCGGCTACACCGAAGGCGGCAGCGACGACCTGACCAAGCAGCTCGCCTTCCTGCCCGACTTCAAGACCGAGTCCGACAAGCCGGTCGGCCTGCCGCCGTTCCTGAAGAAGAAGGCCGACACCGAGGCGGTGGAACTGCCGAACACGACGGTGCGCGGCTATCTCGTCGCCTGGCTGTCGCGCTGGGTGCGCGACTACGGCATCGACGGCTTCCGCGCCGACACCGTCAAGCACGTCGAGTACCCGTCGTGGACGGCGCTGAAGGACGCGTCGACGAAGGCGCTGGCCGAGTGGAAGGCCGCCAACCCGAAGGCCGCGATCGACGACGCGCCGTTCTGGATGACCGGCGAGAACTGGGGTCAGGGCATCGAGCGCACGCGCCACTACGACATCGGCTTCGACAACATGATCAACTTCGACTTCCAGCGCCGCGCCGAGGCCAAGGGAGCCGAGCTCGACAAGGTCTACGCCGAGTACGCGCGCACGCTGGCCGCGCCGGCGACGCACAACGTGCTGTCGTACATCTCATCGCACGACACCAAGCTCTTCGACCGCAAGGCGATCCTCGACGGCGCGACGGCGCTGATGCTGGCGCCCGGCGGCGTGCAGATCTATTACGGCGACGAGAGCGCGCGCCCCGACGGCCCGGCGGCCTACGGCGACCCGCAGCAGTCGACGCGCTCGGACATGAACTGGGCCAGCCTGGACAGCGCGGCGCTGGCGCACTGGCGCAAGCTGGGCCAGTTCCGCGCCCGCCACGTGGCCGTCGCACGCGGCAAGCACTGGCAGATCGCCGCCCAGCCCTACACCTTCGCCCGCGTGCTGCCGGAAGACCGCATCGTCGCGGCCGTCGGCGCCCGCGGCACGGTGACGATCAGCGTCGCCGACGTCTTCGCCGACGGCACGCGCGTGCACGACGCCTACGGCGGCGGCAGCGCGACGGTGGCCGGCGGCAAGGTGACGCTGGACGCCGACCCGCGCGGCGTCGTGCTGCTCGAAGCGCTGAAGTGA